The nucleotide window aaccgaacaataagaagtttagattgtttctcctttggtgttattattccataaggtgattatagtacaaccgtgttgaatatgcttgaacgtaatagaatttacttgaaatattgaactactaatttatttgtgtagtcattttaatcgatattcacctatttgcttatttgcataatttattttctcagtgatgattaatctgcatcggtgaaagtatcgctcgccattttgaacttttttacgtgtgtaatgtaatttttataccttatttataccgtgaaacgtttgaattgtttacttgcaaagtacgaaggaatgttcattgaaattttatcttatatcgtaagttaaaactacagcagattatgatttaaatgtaatcgattttaaacgataaaaaataatgagcaaataagctgataacaaaacctaattttgataaataatttaactattaagaatgttaatttttttaagtcgttatgtgcattgctacttcgcagaactacacccgcgggtgagagtggcgagcgcggcggcggggctgacccgcctccccctcatccgccgccgcgacccgcctgctagcacactcttaacaaatagacatatagtgtcacggactttttttttattattaaaagaggaatatatctttcatacacattttttgagtaacttaaaacgtttatgttgcgcacgcatcgaaagtccataaatgtgaataattttccccgtttttgcaacatttctcactgtcgctgcgctcctattggtcgcagcgtaatgttatatagcctaaagccttcctctataaatggactattcaacaaaaaaagaatttttcaaatcggaccagtagttcctgagattagcgcgtttaaacaaacaaacaaacaaactcttccgctttatatattagtatagatatatacattCAGAGCCTATGAAATGAATTGAGAATTAAAGTGCCATTTTTGGATTTTAACCGGTACTGGAATATTATAGACTGCTGACATTCGAAAGTTGTATCTCAATGTTGCTCCTATTGTCGTGCCCAGTGAAGACTCCTTTTCCTCTCTTCTGAGCTTTGATGTACACCGTGCTTTAGTTTGCATTGGTACCGTTTTTGATGCACGCTATTTCTACACTAATGGTACAGTTTCTCTGATTTGACTATTAATCTCATACGGCAAAGGAATTTTATTAGGAATTGTGTACGTCGCCATCAATATTGgaatttgttgtttaaatattgtttccAAAAACATGCCCTAAGCATGATATCCACCGGAGCTGATTATGGGTCTCTACTGAAGCTAAACGCAGAGCTGTGGAAATAGATAACTTATTGGTTTTGGTTTAACATTTCTTCGTCCGCTTCAATgacttatttttttgaataccaGTACATTTGAGATACCTTTCTAAATTTAAGAGTTAAATTTAAGTAGAATGATAGGGTGtgtaaactttatatttgttGTGTATAATAATCATGTCTAAcgctaaatattaaatactccGTTACGCTGTTGatgtattaaacattattacttagttgtattttaataaactatttaaacttGACcccgctttttttattttttagactgAATCCTAAATTTCTGGGAAAGTATACCCCactcattaatattatacaataaaaacagtaaCACTAATAACGcatgaaacattaataaaacttttgagTGTGGTTTTTTTTGGGCGTGCCTTTTACAATTTTACACTACTGATACTATTATTTTCGAACCATCACAATttgaaatagtaattttaattaccaattccaattattgttaaataattattataatgaaaattaaagagAAACTAAAAAAGACGATCGCTTACTACATTTATCTCGATTGCTTTCATAGTTGTCCAATTCATTTGCTTTAATTTCGTTTCAATCGTTATTGCCCTCTTTATGTCCGGccgctgaatttcacctttAGACATCGCGTTTCTTCCATACCAACTCGATGTCCACGTAACCACTAccgatttttaaaacattttctgtcTTGCACGATCTCCGATAAACCGATATGACTTCCGAATCTTCAAGGAAAGCCTACTCATTTCTTAAAATTGGGCAACGTACCTGCAAGCCCCTAgtgttacagatgtccatgggctgtGGTAGCCACTTTCCATCCGGTGTGCCCCTTGCTcttaaaatactatttctaaaaacagataataaaagcGTACACACGCGCAAGTTTTGGCGGGCGCCTTTAAACACAGTGACCTTGGTATTGCTTTATTACGCGCCAGAATATAAACATCGTGATCCACTTTTACTTTAATGTTGTGACGGTATATTGACTACCTAGAAATGAAATTTCCATTTGTGAATCTaaggaaatttataaatttatgattttgcCTTCGCAACGAGTGGAAAACTTTCCTGTTTGAGTAGACTCATTGTCTGCTTCACGCCATCGCCATGTTGATGCGTGGACCACGCCCGTTCCACGCGTTGTAGGTACTTCTTTTTATTAGATGCTGATATACATCCGTAACGTACACATTAGAATATGTTAGTGCAAGTTGATTCCAAAATAAGTTGGCGTCGAATCGGCGTATTGTGCAAAGTGTAATGTGTGTTCGAAAACCTTTTATTTTTGAAGGACTACAgaaccaaattatttattgtaaactttaaagtagttgtttcatcatcatcattattattattaccggTGGACGTGACGCATTTATACAAACCGTGCTGACATCGCTAGGCTCCCCGCACCGCATCCACGTAGGCAAATATTCTCGGCGAGAATGTTTTGTCTATGTAGGTGCTAAGTCAGTGTCTGTACTCTCGTGCGAATATACTACGCTAACGTTcattaaatgtgaataattttatgtatgtctACTTCGTATGGTCTGTAAATGTGAATACAGCATAgcataataaatttgaatgtttttttttataagaattaccAATCttgtttagataaataaaataaaacatattattttaaacactaactttattttaaaaacccaaaaatatattataattaacccACACCGAAAAGAGACGAGAAAGAACATTTTTCATTGGTAAAACTATGTCGATAAAATTGTAATGGATACAATTTGCCAAAGCTAAAACAGTATGAtggtaaataagtaattttcatgaattaatagatttataaattattcatcaacattaacaataaattcattgaaaatttaGGATTGcaatgattgtattttaattgtttataatagaatgatgttataaattaaataattaaaacaaaagaatgaaGATAAGCAATCTATAACCCaatgaaaaatttacaaaacagaGTCGAGTCATCTAATCTGTTGATTTTATTGACTATTTCAAACAAAGTATGGCCAGCATACTATTATCAGAATAAGTAGTGATCAACACTAAGCTCGCTTGACCTGTTCACTTTTCTACTTGGAAAATGTAGTAAAATGAACATTAACTTGCTCAAACTGAAAGACAACATCGACGTACAAAGTACGAAAGCTTATATAAGACTGAACTAAAACTACTATGTAGCATTGAGTAAACTTACACATTTCAGATCACTTAAATTTCATAGATTTTCAAATTCATGAATGTTTATAGTTctcaaaagtattattatataaagatatactaTGAGACTGAatgaaaatatcttttatatagtTGAATTGCctaataaatttagttcatGCCGAAACTGGACCATAATGAGGAATGATTTAGCGAAGCAGCGGGCGACGGCGAAGGCGCGGGTGTCGTGGGCGCGCCGCAGCCAGACACACGCGTATTTGCACCAATCACGAGCGAGCCTGACGAAGCCATGCGACGGCGCGACAACAGACTGCCTGATCGCTCGAGACctgttaatataaaacaaaccttACTAGGCTAAGTAAAAACTACGACTATAATTGAGAtgtcacaaatattttttaattctgaatatcaaaaaatgaattcaataaataattccacATTTGTACTTAAAGCTGGTGGTACAgtttatcagtttttttatgtACCAGGCGACTACGCATTATGGATTAAAGGTTTGAAGCGTATACGATACTCCACTGCGAATATATATTTGgccgaattatatattttatttttaaattttacacttAAGAACGAAGCGGTGCTTGTTGGTCTGAATCCGCAACCATAgaataaatcgtttaaaaacaaattctatCCATTCAGCCATAGGTACTGCATAGCGAATTATTTTATGCTGGACGGAAAGAGGGAATTTAGACTTACAACAATGTCTATGAAAAATATTGgacattaaattcaaatagGTAGCGACCACAGACCCTAAGGACCTCTAGGATACTCTACATaaacaaattacttaaatttaaactctTATTTGAGCAACTTAATCGTTTACATATATTGTAAAGAATAAATCATTTGTTCGCACCTGTCTCAGAGTTCTCTGGACAGTACTTGATGGTGTGCGCTCGGTCGCCCGTGGCGCCGCAACGCGGACAACGGAAGGCTCGCAGCACCGGGCACAGCACGCGCCCGCGCCAGTCCTTCAGTGCATGCGACGAGTAGCTCTCTTCATTCTCACCGTTGTTTTTGCAAAAGGCACACTcctacataaaattaaacttccaTTGCTTAAGGCGCTGTTCACCATTTCCTGATTCTCTCTCCTGAGTTTTCAATCATAGACGGGAAAAGAATTGCTTTCATACGATTAGTACGAACTTTATCTGGTGCACGTTCTGACGCACGTGATTTTTACAAAAAGTTCTTAGAATCACATAATTTGAattctaagaaaaaatatatatgggaTGCGTCATACACTGAAACAGTCTACACTGATACAAATTTACCTGATATGTGTGATGGATGGTACGTCCCTAACGGGGACACTGAAGCGAAAAActcttttttaacttaaatagcCCTGACCCGGAAATGTATAAGCAGCACATAAAAGTGCGCGAGTTTGTACATTtttgagaaatatattataatcaatatttaaatcctGTTTTTTAAAACTGAATTGTATTTTCTACGTTAAATCGAAGCAAGTCATTAgttttgcaatttaaatattgttttggtcaataaaaaatagttacgaTTTTACAGTTCGACGGgctgcaaaatattttaaaatagtagtcAATGATAAACGTACATTTGGAAGAGCTCTCCGCATCCGTTTATCGCTACGCACTTTGGCCACCTCCTGCAAGAACTCGTAAAGCAGACTTGGGCGGATCGAGCGCAGCACAGACAATTGCTCGCGCGTTAACATAGACACGTAGTTGTTGGCCGAAGACAAACCTGTTAGATAAAGCAGACGATAATTGGATAGGAACTCAAGATTATGCAAAACATTGTCAGTTTACACTTGAAAGACTTAACTTTTTCTCGATAAAACAAAATCGTATAAATTGTGCAAATTAAAGACAAACCTTGATAAatcttgataaaataaatgtgtttgtaattaataatattaatattaaatttcaattacttttaatCAAGAAATCGAAAGTATCGATCATTTCGCCGTTTCTGGCAGTTGGGCCAGATCCTTCTGACCAAATATTGGGGTGGGAGTTTGCAACCGGATCTGCCCTACCTCCTgccaaaagaaaataaaacttcgaAAATGATTCATAACTACGAAAGTCATAAATTTTGTTCAGGGCAATATATCTCTGCGCAGAAAGCATTTtgtaaaatagaaaatgaaataagtGAAAAATGGTTGGAGCTGCGCCAATGTCTTTGTGAAAACAAtcagagtttattttatatataggtacacCTTGTTTGCCATTTGAATTCACTTTTATGGTTTTACTAAGTTTTTACGGTTGTACATTAAATAAagtcaattaaatattgtttttcttattgaTAAGAAAGCGTTAAAATACATCAAAACTTACCCATATAATAGTTTTGAGGATTATGATCGACATCATCGAACAACAAATCTGAACCGTTTAACCGAAGATTCATCAATACATCATCGATTTCAGCGGCTGACGGcgctagaaatataaaaaatgtataattgtttTGGACTGAATTACTTTCTAAATTATCCTCTAAATAACTTTTCTAATAAACAtacagacaatatttttttgtcatttagcAAAACAGTCAATTATAGTGAAAGTAAGGTACTAAAATGGAAAACATtacatgtattaatttaataaagactgaaattgtttttaattaaaatatagaagaCTATACGAAATAACTTCGCAAGTTTGAGATGAGAAGTAAAAGAGAAtaagttttgaataaatattgagGAAATCGGTACAAATGAAAGCGTGTTTTTGCTTATCCTAAGTCTGGCGGAAATTTAGATTATTCGCTTACCCGTGTCAGCTGCTCTGGGTTCCTGTTGAGTAATCAATGATAAAAGTTCGTTGCCAACACGGCTTTGGAAAGGAGCAGCCAGTGGAGAAAATCCGCTATCTTGACAATTAATGCTGCCCCTGTTGTCCGACGGCGCGAAACTCTcctgcttttattttaaataatttatatatataatttaataccaaTTAGATACAGTAAATGCAAAAGCAATGTATATCTTTACTTAATCACGACTGAGTTTCTGAAACGATCGTAATACACAGGGGGCTACACGTGGGACGGCTTGTGTATATAAAGTGAAACTGCTATTTACCCTGTAGAGGACTGCCATTTACTGGATTAAATATAAGGTAGTTCCCGcacattcattaaataaatatgaagagagtaaaaaacaattgttatatGGCTACCATCGCCTATAGACACGGCAATTCACGAAGTGCTGCGTTAATCATATTATCGTTAAATCAGAACAGCTTTACCATGATAGTAGACTCGAAGGGAGTGGATATCTCCAAAGGAGCCACGATAAGGGTCCTACCCCAGTCACATTATACCGTTTGTTACGTTCGATAAGAAcgggtattttaatttaatattaaagctaCGAGTCCGCGatcttgattgtaattttttacaaataaaattaaacaaactatatttaaactctcttattttattatacataatattataatatacaattttttatttttgggttcCTTGATTatgaaatgcaaataaaaacgCAACTGTTAATCTGATAATATTGCGacaccattttatttatttctatttttcataaaaaaacaaatattaatctattcttttaaaaagtttCCAATGCTTTGTGATATTACTATATTACTatgatagaaaaaatattataaaaaaataagacaacaattaatactatataaaatgcatactaaattatttagaaattagtTAATTAGAAGGAgacaacaataatttttaacaatttctatTTGTTATGGAGTCCAATTATAATCATCAAAACCGAATATTGAAGGTATTCAGGAAAAACCAGATacaataatcaatttaaaataaattcaaaatgctTACCGTCGTTGTGGTCGCTTGACTATCACACGCGGTGGTGAATATAGGCTTACCTTCatccatattataattaaatttcaatgaatCCATAACACAATGAAATCAAATTACGAATTGTAGTTATTATTCAACAAATAATGTTCTTTCAACGTGCAATGCCTACCGCTTCTCGAATTCAAAAGAATTTTCCAGTCCACGAtgcacaatatatatacaaaacattcaacggtatatagatatatctatAAACAACATAATTACGCAGTATCAAGGACTTTGCATGTATAATTTCAAACTACCctcaaagttaaaataaaatatcaaaacgcACATTATCAAAACTCTGTCTAACgaatattataagcaaaatgtttaaatttatattcaaggCTTTTTGCTTTCATAAAGGATTTT belongs to Vanessa tameamea isolate UH-Manoa-2023 chromosome 13, ilVanTame1 primary haplotype, whole genome shotgun sequence and includes:
- the LOC113398008 gene encoding uncharacterized protein LOC113398008 isoform X1, whose translation is MDSLKFNYNMDEGKPIFTTACDSQATTTTQESFAPSDNRGSINCQDSGFSPLAAPFQSRVGNELLSLITQQEPRAADTAPSAAEIDDVLMNLRLNGSDLLFDDVDHNPQNYYMGGRADPVANSHPNIWSEGSGPTARNGEMIDTFDFLIKSLSSANNYVSMLTREQLSVLRSIRPSLLYEFLQEVAKVRSDKRMRRALPNECAFCKNNGENEESYSSHALKDWRGRVLCPVLRAFRCPRCGATGDRAHTIKYCPENSETGLERSGSLLSRRRMASSGSLVIGANTRVSGCGAPTTPAPSPSPAASLNHSSLWSSFGMN
- the LOC113398008 gene encoding uncharacterized protein LOC113398008 isoform X2, with the protein product MDSLKFNYNMDEGKPIFTTACDSQATTTTESFAPSDNRGSINCQDSGFSPLAAPFQSRVGNELLSLITQQEPRAADTAPSAAEIDDVLMNLRLNGSDLLFDDVDHNPQNYYMGGRADPVANSHPNIWSEGSGPTARNGEMIDTFDFLIKSLSSANNYVSMLTREQLSVLRSIRPSLLYEFLQEVAKVRSDKRMRRALPNECAFCKNNGENEESYSSHALKDWRGRVLCPVLRAFRCPRCGATGDRAHTIKYCPENSETGLERSGSLLSRRRMASSGSLVIGANTRVSGCGAPTTPAPSPSPAASLNHSSLWSSFGMN